The following coding sequences lie in one Mesorhizobium sp. INR15 genomic window:
- a CDS encoding SDR family oxidoreductase: MAQDLTGKVAAITGAASGIGLECARALIAAGVRVALVDRAEDRLKEVCAELGPQAIPVVVDLMKPSSVATMMPQILEKAGQLDIFHANAGAYVGGEILGGDPDAWDRMLNLNINSVFRSVHAVLPHMVGRKTGDIIVTSSIAGLVPVVWEPIYTASKHAVQAFVHTVRRQVAKHGLRVGAVAPGPVVTALISDWPKEKLDEELAAGGLMQPAEVAEAVLFMLTRPRNITIRDLVILPQSNDL, translated from the coding sequence ATGGCTCAGGATTTAACAGGCAAGGTGGCGGCGATCACCGGCGCCGCATCAGGCATCGGCCTGGAATGTGCCAGGGCGCTGATCGCCGCCGGAGTACGGGTCGCGTTGGTCGACCGTGCCGAGGACAGGCTGAAAGAAGTTTGCGCGGAGCTTGGGCCGCAGGCGATCCCGGTGGTGGTCGATCTGATGAAGCCGTCCAGCGTCGCCACCATGATGCCGCAGATACTGGAGAAGGCCGGCCAGCTCGACATCTTCCATGCCAATGCCGGCGCCTATGTCGGCGGCGAGATCCTCGGCGGCGATCCGGATGCCTGGGACCGCATGCTGAACCTCAACATCAATTCGGTGTTCCGCTCCGTGCACGCCGTGCTGCCGCACATGGTCGGGCGCAAGACCGGCGACATCATCGTCACCAGCTCGATCGCCGGGCTCGTGCCCGTCGTCTGGGAGCCGATCTACACCGCGTCCAAACATGCCGTGCAGGCCTTCGTCCACACGGTCCGCCGCCAGGTCGCCAAGCATGGCCTGCGCGTCGGCGCCGTGGCGCCGGGACCCGTGGTGACTGCACTAATCAGCGACTGGCCAAAAGAGAAGCTCGACGAGGAGCTGGCGGCCGGCGGCCTGATGCAACCCGCCGAGGTCGCCGAAGCCGTGCTGTTCATGCTGACGCGCCCACGGAACATCACCATCCGCGATCTGGTGATCCTGCCGCAGAGCAATGATTTGTGA
- a CDS encoding LacI family DNA-binding transcriptional regulator — protein sequence MATIKDVAKAAGVSTATVSAVVNDTSYVSPDLRSRVLAAVRDLRYAPSLVARNLRSGRSQLIALAVADLANPFYARIVTAAESAVAAWGYSLVLFNSDEKPDIEKRILSRIRTLGCDGSVVVPVGPESHYQRRDFEGGMPVVLLGRSIGDAGVDTVTIDNLSAGRQATNYLLDLGHRHIGSITGPMQLTTGSGRLQGMLDAMAARGLTPKAGHVRSGEFREDTAYSVARDLLGQPDRPTALYVANGVMAIGVMRAVADLGLRCPEDISIASTDTVAGAGGLKPRLTRTEHPVTDMTNEALRMLVDRIEGKVTLPARNVVFQPALVVGESCSPLRSYSLEGSEPR from the coding sequence ATGGCCACCATAAAAGACGTCGCAAAGGCCGCCGGTGTGTCGACGGCGACGGTGTCTGCGGTTGTCAACGATACTTCTTATGTAAGTCCTGACTTGCGTAGTCGCGTGCTCGCCGCCGTGCGCGACCTTCGCTATGCGCCGTCCCTGGTGGCACGCAACCTGCGCAGCGGCCGCAGCCAGTTGATCGCGCTTGCGGTGGCCGATCTGGCAAACCCGTTTTATGCACGCATCGTCACGGCGGCCGAGTCGGCGGTCGCCGCCTGGGGCTACTCGCTTGTGCTGTTCAACAGTGACGAAAAGCCCGACATTGAAAAGCGCATCCTCTCACGCATTCGAACGCTCGGATGCGACGGTTCGGTGGTCGTTCCGGTGGGTCCGGAGAGCCATTATCAACGCCGGGACTTCGAGGGTGGAATGCCGGTGGTTCTGCTCGGCCGTTCGATCGGCGACGCCGGCGTGGACACAGTGACCATCGACAATCTGTCGGCCGGCAGGCAGGCGACCAACTACCTCCTGGATCTTGGCCACCGTCATATCGGCTCCATCACCGGGCCCATGCAATTGACGACAGGCAGTGGGCGCCTGCAAGGCATGCTCGATGCGATGGCAGCGCGCGGGCTAACCCCGAAGGCCGGGCATGTCCGTTCCGGAGAGTTCCGCGAAGACACCGCCTATTCGGTCGCGCGCGACCTCCTGGGACAGCCGGATCGACCAACCGCCCTCTACGTGGCCAATGGCGTCATGGCCATCGGCGTCATGCGCGCCGTTGCTGATCTTGGACTGCGCTGCCCCGAGGACATATCGATCGCATCGACCGACACGGTCGCTGGAGCAGGCGGCTTAAAGCCCCGCCTCACCCGTACCGAGCATCCGGTTACCGACATGACAAATGAGGCATTGCGCATGCTGGTCGACCGGATCGAAGGCAAGGTCACCCTGCCTGCCCGCAACGTGGTTTTCCAGCCCGCGCTCGTGGTTGGAGAAAGTTGTTCGCCACTCAGATCATATTCGCTCGAAGGTAGCGAACCGCGCTGA
- a CDS encoding ATP-binding cassette domain-containing protein: MTDTLEGPVSTGELVLSLSGISKHFGAVSALTDVDLDVHAGEVVALVGDNGAGKSTLVKILAGVHQPSSGTINFRGNHVTMPDPSAALTLGIATVFQDLALCENLDVVANIFLGKELNPMRLDEVAMEIRAWTLLNELSARIPSVREVVASLSGGQRQTVAIARSLLLEPKVILLDEPTAALGVAQTAEVLNLIDRVRERGLGVLMISHNMEDVRAVADRIVVLRLGRNNGVFAPDASNQELVSAITGASNNAVSRRAERRQAQSEQKQEQQP; encoded by the coding sequence ATGACCGACACTCTCGAAGGACCGGTTTCGACCGGCGAGCTGGTGCTCAGCCTGAGCGGGATCTCGAAGCATTTCGGCGCGGTTTCGGCACTGACCGACGTCGATCTCGACGTGCATGCGGGCGAAGTCGTGGCGCTGGTCGGCGACAACGGCGCCGGCAAGTCGACGCTGGTCAAGATCCTTGCAGGCGTCCACCAGCCAAGCTCGGGAACGATCAATTTCCGCGGCAACCACGTCACCATGCCCGACCCGAGTGCCGCGCTGACGCTTGGCATCGCCACAGTCTTCCAGGACCTGGCGCTGTGCGAAAACCTCGACGTCGTCGCCAACATCTTCCTCGGCAAGGAACTCAATCCGATGCGGCTGGACGAAGTGGCGATGGAAATCCGCGCCTGGACGCTGCTCAACGAATTGTCGGCGCGCATTCCCAGCGTGCGCGAGGTGGTCGCCTCGCTGTCGGGTGGTCAGCGCCAGACCGTGGCGATTGCCCGCTCGCTGCTCTTGGAACCAAAAGTCATCCTGCTCGACGAGCCGACCGCCGCCCTTGGCGTTGCCCAGACGGCGGAGGTGCTGAACCTCATCGACCGGGTGCGCGAGCGCGGCCTCGGCGTGCTGATGATCAGCCACAATATGGAAGACGTGCGCGCCGTCGCCGACCGCATCGTCGTGCTGCGGCTCGGCCGCAACAACGGCGTCTTCGCTCCCGACGCCTCCAACCAGGAACTGGTCAGCGCCATCACTGGCGCTTCCAACAACGCGGTGTCGCGCCGCGCTGAACGGCGCCAGGCCCAATCCGAGCAGAAGCAGGAGCAACAGCCATGA
- a CDS encoding sugar ABC transporter substrate-binding protein, whose translation MTRFVWKSTGAAALALCLLSGTAAFAAPVTDATVAFLMPDQASTRYEQHDYPGFVAEMKKLCPGCKVLYQNADADVSRQQQQFNSVISQGAKAIVLDPVDSTAAASLVKLAQSQGVKVIAYDRPVPSTPADFYVSFNNEGIGKAIADSLVAHLKALKVDPAKGGVLQINGSPTDAAAGLIKKGIHEGLDNSGYKILAEYDTPEWAPPKAQQWASGQITRFAGQILGVVAANDGTGGGAIAAFKAAGVDPVPPITGNDATIAALQLIIAGDQYNTISKPSETVAAAAAQVAVQLLSGETPKAEMKLYDTPSQLFTPAVVTQENLKAEIIDKKINTAAELCVDRYVEGCKKLGIK comes from the coding sequence ATGACCAGATTTGTTTGGAAATCGACCGGCGCAGCAGCGCTGGCACTCTGTCTGCTGAGCGGCACCGCGGCCTTTGCCGCGCCCGTCACTGACGCCACCGTTGCCTTCCTGATGCCTGACCAGGCCTCGACGCGTTACGAGCAGCACGACTATCCCGGCTTCGTCGCTGAGATGAAGAAGCTCTGCCCCGGCTGCAAGGTGCTCTACCAGAATGCCGACGCCGACGTCTCGCGCCAGCAGCAGCAGTTCAATTCGGTGATCTCGCAGGGTGCCAAGGCGATCGTGCTCGACCCGGTCGACTCGACCGCCGCCGCCTCGCTGGTCAAGCTGGCGCAGAGCCAGGGCGTCAAGGTCATCGCCTATGACCGACCGGTTCCCAGCACGCCGGCCGATTTCTACGTCTCCTTCAACAATGAGGGCATCGGCAAGGCCATCGCCGACTCCCTCGTCGCGCATTTGAAGGCGCTCAAGGTCGATCCCGCTAAGGGCGGCGTGCTGCAGATCAACGGTTCGCCCACCGACGCGGCCGCCGGCCTGATCAAGAAGGGCATTCATGAAGGGTTGGACAACAGCGGCTACAAGATCCTGGCCGAATACGACACGCCGGAATGGGCGCCGCCGAAGGCACAGCAGTGGGCGAGCGGCCAGATCACCCGCTTCGCCGGGCAGATCCTCGGCGTGGTCGCAGCCAATGACGGCACCGGTGGTGGCGCCATCGCGGCCTTCAAGGCAGCCGGCGTCGATCCGGTGCCGCCAATCACCGGCAACGATGCGACGATCGCGGCCTTGCAGCTGATCATCGCCGGCGACCAGTACAACACCATCTCCAAGCCGAGCGAGACCGTCGCGGCGGCCGCCGCTCAAGTTGCCGTGCAGCTTTTGTCGGGCGAGACGCCGAAAGCAGAAATGAAGCTATATGACACGCCATCACAGCTGTTCACGCCGGCCGTGGTGACGCAGGAAAACCTCAAGGCCGAGATCATTGACAAGAAGATCAACACGGCCGCCGAACTCTGCGTCGACCGCTACGTCGAAGGCTGCAAGAAGCTCGGCATCAAGTGA
- a CDS encoding sugar ABC transporter substrate-binding protein has product MKNLTFGVVAAALAFSGAQASAADKPLLGIVSISATEANNVRYIQGATKAADELGWKVTVVDAAGNADQANAAIQNFAQLGAHAIVDMVFPFSSIGAGLDAAGSAGIPVVTWGGGLGGTVAATNGSGGPMAIPVVELMLKNMNGKGSILALTYHTGEVCRNREQVMDEMAAKYPDIKVTKNEVRIPGYFEDGAQYANAWLASHPAGGENLAIWGCWDDPAIGAIGSLRAQNRTDVMVYGINGNAQALENIKNGFMTATAWQDSFTEGYNMAKIIEEITAAGKSWAPKAAEVPAVMVTKDTVADFLTKHPEVIK; this is encoded by the coding sequence ATGAAAAATCTGACGTTCGGCGTTGTCGCCGCAGCCCTGGCGTTCTCGGGCGCGCAGGCAAGCGCCGCCGACAAGCCGCTGCTCGGCATCGTGTCGATCAGCGCCACGGAAGCCAACAATGTCCGCTACATCCAGGGCGCGACCAAAGCCGCCGATGAACTCGGCTGGAAAGTAACTGTCGTCGACGCGGCGGGCAATGCAGACCAGGCCAACGCGGCCATCCAGAATTTCGCCCAGCTGGGCGCGCACGCCATTGTCGATATGGTATTCCCGTTCTCGTCGATCGGCGCCGGGCTCGATGCTGCAGGCTCCGCCGGGATCCCTGTCGTCACATGGGGCGGCGGGCTGGGCGGCACCGTTGCTGCCACCAATGGCTCGGGTGGCCCGATGGCCATCCCGGTGGTGGAGCTGATGCTCAAGAACATGAACGGCAAGGGGTCCATCCTCGCCCTCACCTATCACACGGGCGAAGTTTGCCGGAACCGCGAGCAGGTCATGGATGAAATGGCGGCCAAATATCCGGACATCAAGGTGACCAAAAATGAAGTGCGCATTCCCGGCTACTTTGAGGATGGCGCCCAATACGCCAATGCCTGGCTTGCTTCGCACCCGGCTGGCGGCGAGAACCTGGCGATCTGGGGCTGCTGGGATGATCCGGCGATCGGCGCCATCGGGTCGCTGCGTGCCCAGAACCGCACCGATGTGATGGTGTACGGCATTAACGGGAATGCCCAGGCCCTCGAAAACATCAAAAACGGCTTCATGACCGCGACGGCTTGGCAAGACAGCTTCACCGAAGGCTATAACATGGCAAAGATCATTGAGGAGATCACCGCGGCCGGGAAGAGCTGGGCACCCAAGGCCGCCGAAGTTCCGGCAGTCATGGTGACCAAGGATACGGTGGCTGATTTCCTGACCAAACATCCCGAGGTGATCAAGTAG
- a CDS encoding sugar ABC transporter ATP-binding protein, translating to METSAAPPFLAARNISKAFGGAQALKNASLDIVAGEVHGLVGANGAGKSTMIRILAGLNHPDGGSIEVDGQTVGIESAHRATEFGMSFIHQELAFIPGMNVLQNIMLGVPKRSRFGLTDWAGIARDVEPIARRVGITASLNANVKGLSTAENWLINICRALVRKSRLIVMDEPTASLSAIESEKLFAIIRDLSASGVAVLYVSHRLDEILNLCDRVSVLRDGNSVAEFTRAGLTKKTLVEAIVGAAQVGSDSRPEFAPQNHEIVLSVQNLTRLPKVRGISFELRHGEVLGIGGLVGAGRSELARLIYGADRADGGRMTLRGKPYAPKSPAGAVAAGLGLVPEERRTEGLFLSKSVAFNLGLANLSKLVLSRRLPLLSRKSQSSLARETMALLSIKAGSIDTPVGRLSGGNQQKVVIGRWLQRAPHILILDEPTRGVDVGARAEIHRQIRGLASAGMGVLVISSEPDELPDLCDRVLVMAEGHVVRELSGPSMSRSAIVEASYGEQQPLTKGMTT from the coding sequence ATGGAGACGTCAGCGGCTCCTCCATTTCTCGCCGCGCGCAACATCAGCAAGGCCTTCGGTGGCGCTCAGGCGCTAAAAAATGCCTCCTTGGATATCGTAGCAGGGGAGGTTCACGGTCTGGTCGGCGCCAATGGCGCCGGCAAGTCGACGATGATCAGGATTCTTGCTGGCCTCAACCATCCGGATGGGGGCTCGATCGAGGTCGATGGGCAGACCGTCGGCATCGAGTCAGCGCATCGTGCGACGGAATTCGGGATGAGCTTCATTCACCAGGAACTGGCTTTCATTCCCGGGATGAACGTCCTCCAGAACATCATGCTGGGCGTGCCCAAGCGATCGCGCTTCGGCTTGACCGACTGGGCGGGCATCGCCCGCGACGTCGAGCCCATTGCAAGACGTGTCGGCATCACCGCGTCCCTCAACGCCAATGTGAAAGGACTGTCGACCGCAGAAAATTGGTTGATCAATATTTGCCGTGCGCTGGTCCGCAAGTCGCGACTTATCGTGATGGACGAGCCGACCGCCTCGCTCTCCGCCATCGAGAGCGAGAAGCTGTTCGCCATCATCAGGGATCTCTCTGCGTCCGGTGTCGCGGTGCTTTATGTTTCGCATCGCCTAGATGAGATCCTGAACCTTTGCGACCGGGTATCGGTGTTGCGTGACGGCAATTCCGTCGCCGAATTCACCCGCGCCGGACTGACGAAAAAGACGCTGGTGGAAGCGATCGTCGGCGCTGCCCAGGTCGGAAGCGACAGCCGACCCGAGTTTGCGCCGCAGAACCATGAGATCGTTCTCAGCGTTCAGAACCTTACGCGCCTGCCCAAGGTGCGTGGCATAAGTTTCGAACTCCGCCACGGCGAGGTCCTGGGCATCGGTGGGCTGGTCGGTGCCGGACGCAGCGAACTGGCGCGGCTGATCTATGGTGCCGATCGCGCCGATGGGGGCAGGATGACGCTCCGAGGCAAGCCTTACGCGCCGAAATCGCCTGCGGGCGCAGTTGCCGCCGGGCTTGGCCTGGTGCCCGAGGAACGGCGTACCGAAGGGCTTTTCCTGTCGAAGAGCGTCGCCTTTAATCTCGGTCTTGCCAATTTGAGCAAGCTTGTGCTCAGTCGCAGGCTACCGTTGCTCAGCCGAAAATCGCAGTCGTCGCTCGCCCGCGAGACAATGGCCCTGCTATCGATCAAGGCGGGAAGCATCGACACTCCTGTTGGTCGGCTGAGCGGCGGCAACCAGCAGAAGGTGGTCATCGGCCGCTGGTTGCAGCGCGCGCCGCATATCCTCATTCTCGATGAGCCGACCCGCGGGGTCGATGTCGGCGCTCGCGCGGAGATCCACCGCCAGATCCGTGGCCTGGCAAGCGCTGGCATGGGGGTTCTCGTCATCTCGTCCGAACCCGATGAACTACCAGACCTTTGCGATCGCGTGCTGGTGATGGCGGAAGGCCATGTCGTTCGCGAATTAAGCGGCCCATCCATGTCGCGCTCCGCTATCGTCGAGGCAAGCTATGGTGAGCAGCAGCCATTGACCAAGGGAATGACCACATGA
- a CDS encoding sugar ABC transporter permease gives MSAEIKQDVPPALDRSDVRVKQATGFSGTIHTFLDRVRSGDLGSLPVVVGLVIIWTVFASINPIFLSSSNLVNLLFDCSTVGVIALGIVCVLMVGEIDLSVGSISGFASALVGTLWVNQGWPVALAILAAVAFGGLIGSLYALLFNRLGMPSFVSTLAGLLAVLGLQLYILGSTGSINLPYGSNLVNFGQLLVMPKWVSFGLAAVPGIVMLITGLRTVNRRRAVNLSAPSVSGLLVKVASLTIVLELIVAYLNQARGIPWMFGLFVGLVVAMNYALTRTKWGRSMTAVGGNREAARRAGIKVRLIYLSAFAMCSMFAALGGVLSAARLASASQQAGTGDVNLNAIAAAVIGGTSLFGGRGSAYSALLGIIVIQSIASGLTLLDLSSSLRYMITGAVLAIAVIVDSLARRSRVSHGRA, from the coding sequence ATGAGCGCCGAGATCAAGCAAGACGTACCTCCGGCGCTCGACCGCAGCGACGTGCGGGTGAAGCAAGCGACAGGCTTCAGTGGCACGATCCACACCTTTCTAGACCGCGTTCGGTCAGGCGACCTTGGATCGCTGCCGGTCGTCGTCGGGCTGGTCATCATCTGGACCGTTTTCGCCAGCATTAACCCCATTTTCCTTTCAAGCAGCAACCTCGTCAACCTGCTCTTCGACTGCTCGACGGTTGGTGTCATCGCGCTTGGCATCGTCTGCGTGCTGATGGTCGGCGAGATCGACCTCTCCGTCGGCTCGATCAGCGGCTTTGCCTCTGCCCTGGTCGGCACGCTGTGGGTCAACCAGGGCTGGCCGGTGGCGCTCGCCATCCTTGCCGCTGTCGCCTTCGGCGGGCTGATAGGCTCGCTCTACGCGCTGTTGTTCAACCGGCTTGGCATGCCGAGCTTCGTCTCGACGCTGGCCGGCCTGCTCGCGGTACTCGGCCTGCAGCTCTACATCCTCGGCTCCACCGGCTCTATCAATCTGCCCTACGGCTCGAACCTGGTGAATTTCGGCCAGCTTCTGGTCATGCCCAAATGGGTGTCCTTCGGACTAGCTGCTGTTCCCGGCATCGTCATGCTGATCACCGGCCTGCGCACCGTCAACCGCCGCCGCGCCGTCAATCTGTCGGCGCCCTCGGTTAGTGGCCTGCTCGTAAAGGTCGCGTCCTTGACGATCGTGCTCGAGCTGATCGTTGCCTACCTCAACCAGGCGCGCGGCATTCCGTGGATGTTCGGTCTGTTCGTCGGCCTCGTCGTGGCGATGAACTATGCGCTGACCCGCACCAAATGGGGCCGCTCGATGACCGCCGTCGGCGGCAATCGCGAGGCGGCGCGGCGCGCCGGCATCAAGGTGCGGCTGATCTATCTCAGCGCCTTTGCAATGTGCTCGATGTTCGCCGCCCTCGGCGGTGTGCTGTCGGCCGCCCGCCTTGCCTCGGCCAGCCAGCAGGCGGGCACCGGCGACGTCAACCTCAACGCCATCGCGGCGGCCGTTATCGGCGGCACCAGCCTGTTCGGCGGCCGCGGCAGTGCCTATTCGGCGCTGCTCGGCATCATCGTCATCCAGTCGATCGCCAGCGGGCTGACCTTGCTCGATCTGTCGTCGTCGCTTCGCTACATGATCACCGGCGCCGTTCTGGCGATCGCGGTCATCGTCGACTCCCTGGCGCGCCGCTCGCGGGTTTCCCACGGCCGGGCCTGA
- a CDS encoding AraC family transcriptional regulator, which yields MNPDLEVVQIRRGESFKAWAHGYPFHTVRWHFHPEYEIHHVVATTGRYFVGDFIGEFEPGNLVLTGPNLPHNWVSDVPAGVCVPLRGRVVQFSQEFIAEATTALPELAGCTDILELSRRGALFSAATAELAGPALAELVEAQGVRRIALFMTLVDILSRAADVRPLTSANYLPDPSGFMSAGVNEALAYINAHLTEPFSESDLAAIAGRSPSAFSRSFRRHTGMALVQYVNRLRINLACQLLMSQDQMSITEICYAAGYNNISNFNRQFLVQKAMSPSRFRALLAENISAEIAA from the coding sequence ATGAATCCGGACTTGGAAGTCGTCCAGATCAGACGCGGGGAGTCGTTCAAGGCCTGGGCCCACGGCTACCCCTTCCACACCGTGCGCTGGCACTTCCATCCCGAGTACGAAATCCACCACGTCGTTGCCACCACGGGCCGCTATTTCGTCGGCGACTTCATCGGCGAATTCGAGCCGGGCAACCTCGTGCTCACCGGCCCCAATTTGCCGCACAATTGGGTGAGCGACGTGCCGGCCGGCGTTTGCGTGCCGCTGCGCGGCCGCGTCGTCCAGTTCTCGCAAGAATTTATCGCCGAGGCCACGACCGCACTTCCCGAACTTGCCGGCTGCACCGACATTTTGGAGCTCAGCCGCCGCGGTGCATTGTTTTCGGCTGCGACGGCAGAGCTTGCCGGACCGGCGCTGGCCGAACTGGTCGAGGCGCAAGGCGTGCGCCGCATCGCGCTGTTCATGACGCTGGTCGATATCCTCAGCCGCGCCGCCGATGTCCGGCCACTGACCAGCGCCAATTATCTGCCTGATCCCTCCGGCTTCATGTCGGCCGGCGTCAACGAGGCGCTCGCCTACATCAACGCCCATCTCACCGAGCCGTTCAGCGAAAGCGACCTTGCCGCCATTGCCGGCCGCAGCCCGAGCGCCTTTTCGCGCAGCTTCCGCCGCCACACCGGCATGGCGCTGGTCCAGTACGTCAACCGGCTGCGCATCAATCTCGCCTGCCAGTTGTTGATGAGCCAAGACCAGATGTCGATCACCGAGATCTGCTACGCCGCCGGCTACAACAACATCTCGAATTTCAACCGCCAGTTCTTGGTGCAGAAGGCCATGTCGCCTTCGCGCTTCCGGGCCTTGCTGGCGGAAAACATAAGCGCGGAGATTGCCGCCTAA